The DNA segment GTTTGGCGAAGAAGTTCCTGCTCTTGAAGAAGCCGTAACTCTTGTCGAAAAAGCAGATATTCTGGTTATAATTGGCACTTCGCTACAAGTTTATCCTGCGGCTGGATTGATGAATTTTGCCAATCCCAACATTCCTGTTTATTACATTGACCCAAAACCGGCAACAATGTATGATTTACAAAATCGAGTAGAAATTATTCCGATGAACGCCACGGAAGGAGTTACGGTTCTCCAACAAAGATTATTCAATTTAATCTAAAAAACTGGTTACTAAATACGGAATACTGAACACTATTCCTTATTTTTGCACCTTTCTAAAAAACCGCTAACAATGACAATCTTAAACGAATTAAACGCCGTATCGCCAATTGACGGTAGATACAGAAGCAAAACAAGTTCACTTTCCAAATATTTCTCTGAAGAAGCGTTAATCAAATACCGCGTATTGGTTGAAATTGAATATTTTATTGCGCTTTGCGAAATTCCTTTACCTCAACTAAAAGACGTAAACCCGAATGTATTCGAAAGTTTGCGCGACATCTATAAAAACTTCTCTACCGAAAATGCTCTTTGGATAAAAGAAACCGAAAAAGTGACCAACCACGACGTAAAAGCCGTGGAATATTTCATCAAGGACGCCTTCGAAAAATTAGGTTTATCACAACACAAAGAGTTCATCCACTTCGGATTGACTTCACAAGACATCAACAATACAGCGATTCCGCTTTCGACTAAAGAAGCTTTCGAAAAAGTTTATATGCCATCATTAATCGCTTTGACTTCAAAGTTGAAAGAGTTGAGCATCGAATGGAAGGACATCCCAATGTTGGCCAAAACCCACGGACAACCAGCCTCTCCAACACGTTTGGGTAAGGAAATTGGTGTTTTTGTGGAACGTCTAGAAGAGCAAATGCGTTTGTTGTTCAACATTCCTTTTGCAGCCAAATTTGGTGGAGCCACCGGGAATTACAATGCCCATCACGTAGCTTATCCGCAAATTGACTGGAAAAAATTCGGAGGAACTTTCGTGGAAGACATTTTAGGT comes from the Flavobacterium limnophilum genome and includes:
- the purB gene encoding adenylosuccinate lyase, which codes for MTILNELNAVSPIDGRYRSKTSSLSKYFSEEALIKYRVLVEIEYFIALCEIPLPQLKDVNPNVFESLRDIYKNFSTENALWIKETEKVTNHDVKAVEYFIKDAFEKLGLSQHKEFIHFGLTSQDINNTAIPLSTKEAFEKVYMPSLIALTSKLKELSIEWKDIPMLAKTHGQPASPTRLGKEIGVFVERLEEQMRLLFNIPFAAKFGGATGNYNAHHVAYPQIDWKKFGGTFVEDILGLHHSFPTTQIEHYDHFAAFFDALKRINTIIIDLDRDIWTYVSMEYFKQKIKAGEIGSSAMPHKVNPIDFENSEGNLGMANAIFEHLSAKLPLSRLQRDLTDSTVLRNIGVPMGHTLIAFEATLKGLNKLLLNEPKFEEDLEKNWAVVAEAIQTILRREAYPNPYEALKGLTRTNEAITKNSIHEFIGTLEVSAEIKAELMQITPSNFLGI